The proteins below are encoded in one region of Pseudoduganella armeniaca:
- a CDS encoding ABC transporter substrate-binding protein: MKLKSMAVAAWLVLCATGAQAQEVVRLGNLKFAHYGAVSYIKEIAPKCGIKVEEHIFAKGLDVMQAIIAGELDVGTTASEAAISGRAGGAPIYVVAGFAKGGARLVGRSDLNLKSIADLKGKRVGVTRGGIQEVLLLAELQQAGLTASDQPGKDVRLVFLAYADLNQALLGKNIDAMMQSEPQSSQAINKGFGNEIMKPYNTPIGEPVRTMVMTEKFYKERRPVAEKFMRCFVEATKTFLDNKATAEKYVREVVFKGQITKDDFEDAIGNSPYSYDITPEHIQTTTDIMVKTGVGRMSRPPVAKDWVRTDLLEQAKKSLGVK; this comes from the coding sequence GCGGTGGCGGCATGGCTGGTCTTGTGCGCAACGGGCGCGCAGGCACAGGAGGTGGTCCGGCTGGGCAACCTGAAATTCGCGCATTACGGCGCGGTGTCCTATATAAAAGAGATCGCCCCCAAGTGTGGCATCAAGGTGGAGGAACACATCTTCGCCAAGGGCCTGGACGTGATGCAGGCAATCATCGCCGGTGAACTGGACGTGGGCACGACGGCATCGGAGGCGGCCATCTCGGGTCGCGCCGGCGGCGCGCCGATCTACGTGGTGGCCGGTTTCGCCAAGGGCGGCGCGCGCCTGGTGGGTCGCAGCGACCTGAATCTGAAGTCGATCGCGGACCTGAAGGGCAAGCGCGTGGGCGTGACGCGCGGCGGCATCCAGGAAGTACTGCTGCTGGCCGAACTGCAGCAGGCCGGCCTGACGGCTTCCGACCAGCCGGGCAAGGACGTGCGCCTGGTGTTCCTGGCCTACGCGGACCTGAACCAGGCCCTGCTCGGCAAGAACATCGACGCGATGATGCAATCGGAACCGCAGTCGTCCCAGGCCATCAACAAGGGCTTCGGCAACGAGATCATGAAACCGTACAACACGCCGATCGGCGAGCCGGTGCGCACGATGGTCATGACGGAGAAGTTCTACAAGGAGCGCCGTCCGGTCGCCGAGAAATTCATGCGCTGCTTCGTCGAGGCCACCAAGACCTTCCTCGACAACAAGGCCACCGCCGAGAAGTACGTGCGCGAGGTCGTGTTCAAGGGCCAGATCACCAAGGACGATTTCGAGGACGCCATCGGCAATTCGCCGTACAGCTACGACATCACGCCGGAACACATCCAGACGACCACCGACATCATGGTCAAGACGGGCGTCGGCCGCATGAGCCGTCCGCCGGTGGCGAAGGACTGGGTCCGCACCGACCTCCTGGAGCAGGCCAAGAAAAGCCTGGGCGTGAAATAA